TGCTGTGGATGGCAATGACTGGGGTGGTCACTGGCAGAAGGGGACCATGGCTCAGAATAGTacctttatttccattttacaaatgagcaaactgaggcagagagaggttaaataacttgcccagatTACAAAGATAGTAAATTGAtgaagctgggattcaaaccctcatgtttgcatgtgtgtaattacaaatatatgtattccttccatcttcttttgatgcttcctgcgtcgtttaatattttccccatagaatccttcactatagaaacttggggcttgaattttttcttcagttctttcagcttgagaaatgctgagcatattcttcccttttggttttccatctccagctctttgcacatatcattataatactttactttgccttcacgagccgcctttgaaatcttctgtttagttcttttacttcatcaattcttccttttgctttagctgctcgatgctcaagagcaagtttcagagtctcctctgacgtccatcttggtcttttctttctttcctgccttttcagtgacctcttgctttcttcatggatgatgtccttgatgtcattctacaactcctctggtcttcggtcactagtgttcaatgcgtcaaatttattcttgagatggtctctaaattcaggtggaatatactcaaagtcatattttggccctggtggacttgctctgattttcttcagtttcaggttgaacttgcacatgagcaattgatggtctgttccacagttggcccctggccttgttctgactgatgatattgagcttttccatcgtctctttccacagatgtagtcaatttgatttttgtgtgttccatctagtgaggtttgtgtgtatagtcgccatttatgttggtgaaagaaggtatttgcaatgaagaagtcgctggtcttgtaaaattctatcattcaatctccagcattgtttctatcaccaaggccatattttccaactactcctcctttgtttccaactttctcattccaatcgccagtaattgtcaatgcatcttgattgcattcgatcaatttcaggccgcagcagctgataaaaatctatttcttcatctttggccctagtggttggtgtgtaaatttgaatactagtcatattaactggttttccttgtaggcatatgggtattatcctatcactaacagcgttgtacttcaggatagatcttgaaatgttcttttttttaagaattagtcgatgttcaaccatttcaagaggtgccatatgatcaggaaccgatggtactgaaggaagaagtccaagctactctgatggcactggcgaaaaacaagactccaggaattgatggactatcaacagatatttcaacaaacagatgcagagctggaggtgctcactcatctatgccaagaaatatggaagacagtttcctggccaactgactagaaaagatccatatttatgcctattcccaagaaagctgatcctaccgaacgtggaaattataaaacaatatcatttaatatcacacgcaagcaaaattctgctgaagatcattcaaaaacagctgcagcagtatatcgacagggaactgccagaaattcaggctggtttcagaagaggacgtggaaccagggatatcattgctgatgtcagatggatcctggctaaaagcagagaataccataaggatgtttacctgtgttttttgacaatgcaaaggcattcaaccgtgtggatcataacgaattatggataacgttgcaaagaatgggaattccagaacacttaattgtgctcatgaggaacctttacatagatcaagaggcagttgttcggacagaacaaggggctactgattggttgaaagtcaggaaaggtgtgcgtcagggttgtatgctatcaccatacctattcaatctgtatgctgagcaaataatccgagaagggggactatatgaagaagaacagagcatcaggattggagcaagactcattaacaacctgcgttatgcagatgacacgaccttgcttgctgaaagtgaagaggaccacagccttcaatatggattgcacctcaacataaagaaaaaaaaaaaatcctcacaactgggccaatgagcaacatcatgataaacggagaaaagattgaagttgtcaaggatttcatttcacttggatccacgatcaaaaaccatggaagcagcagtcaagaaatcaaaagacacattgcattgggtaaatctgctgcaaaggacctcttcaatgtgttgaaaagcaaagatgtcaccttgaagactaaggtgcgcctgacccaagccatggtattttcaatcacctcatatgcatgtgaaagctggacaatgaataaggaagaccgaagaattgatgcctttgaattgtggtgctggtgaagaatattgaatataccatggactgccagaagaacgaacaaatctgttttagaagaagtacagccagaatgctccttagaggcaaggatggcgagactgcgtcttacatactttggacatgttgtcaggagggatcagtccctggagaaggacatcatgcttggcagagtacagggtcagcggaaaagaggaagacccttaatgaggtggattgacacagtggctgcaacaatgagctcaagcataacaaggattgtaaggatggctcaggaccgggcagtgttttgttctgttgtgcatagggtcactgtcagtgggagccaactcgatggcacctaacaacaacaattacaaatataaggaaaaaaaaaaaaccccaaaatagtGATTACATCTCTTATAATAATAACATTTGAGTATTACTATATGTGTACCAGGTActattttaagtgctttacatacactattttatttaatccacaaAACAGCTCTATGAGATTGACACAATTATTAaataccctcattttacagaagaataaataaactgAGGCCCCAAGTTATACAGCTTCCAGTGGTGGGATTGAGCTTCGAACCTAAGCATCCTGACTCCAGAGCCTCTCCATGGGAAGGTACCCACCCCGCTGAGCCTCTTGTGCCACAGCCGTGATGACCATCGTACACATTTCCACTGTGTTTCCCATAGTTATAATTTAGAACCTTgggttttgtgtatgtgtgtgcttaagTGATATTTCCTGTCGCTAATAGTTTTTCTAACCTTATCTACATAATAGGCCTTTGAGTAGATGCAGCATTACTTACTGAGTCTATCTTCTTTTGCTGGATATTAGGGTTGTGGATAGCTTCATTTCCTTCAGGGCAGATTCCCTGAGTGGGAATTACCTTATTAAAGGTAAGGACCTTTTTTTTGCTTTCTGGTATATAGGGACTCTAATCCGGGGGTGAGGGGAGGCTCCCAGGCACCAACAGATCCATGGATCTGCTTCTAGCACTTGGCTGAGACCAGCTACACTGGGGTTCCGTGGAGAGAGGGGGTTGAGAGTACAAGGGGAGATGGGGAGCCAGAAGGCACTAGTGTAGAGGGAATGGGAGGTAGAAAGGAGGGGAGTGATCCAAGACCAGCTAACCCATCCCAAGCCAAGCATGGTGTTCACTACAGAGGACATGCTCAGTCAATATTTGCTGAGGGAATTAAGTTCTCTTAATTGGGGAGCTAGTGTAGTAAGGCCAGAGCATTCATATTGGTGGGCATTacatcctgctgctgctgcttcgtGACTAGAGCTGGGATGCCGCAGTCTCATCCATGGCTTTACGGAAGGAAAATGATAAGTTATTACTAATTTGTTAACTCATACCTATCTGCTAATTCTTCAGTTCTCACTTTAGTGAGCAAATCTGTAGAGCATTTTTCATGATCAAAAACACCCAATGTAGATGTTGGAAATACAATCCTTATTTCCACCTCAAGTTTCTCTTGGCCTTAGGCACCAGGCAAAAGAAACCAAGGATAGCATGGAGTGAAGCTGGGGTCTTGATTTTAGTGTCTGTGGATCCCTGCCTGGAGATCAGCAAGCTACTTTTGATCAGGGTCCCCAGGGTGTTTCCTGCTGAGTTCTCCTCTTCAAATATATCTTGCCAAGTGGGCAAAAGGGAAGAAGCTGCGTCTTACCTTAAGTCTGAATTGTAGGTTATTTTGAGGCAAAGCCTCTATTATTCCCAAGTCTATATGGGAAATAAAACTGACTTACGACTGTTAAATTGAACTTAAATAGACTCTCATCcttgaaaaaatacatattcttgAGTGTATTGCTATATTCTCTGCAAAATGCTTGTTATTCGCTTAAACTAGTAAAAACATGACACACGTGAATACACTAAGAACGACTGAActatacactttaaaagggtaaatttttaaaattatatctcaacaaaaaaaaagaataaaacaaaaaaagtgtgtgtatacatatacctgttgccatagagttgattctgactcatagtgaccctaaaggacagatagtactgccccatagggtttccaaggagcagctggtggattggaactgctgatcctttggttagcagtcaagctcttaaccactgtgccaccagggacacacacacacacacacacacacacacacacacgcacgcacgcacgcacgcacgcacgcacgcacgcacgcacgcacgcgcacacacacacacacacacacacacgtatacatgaAGCAATGCCCCGAAAATGATAGAAGAGGAAATTCAAATCTGTCCACAAGTATCTCTGGAATGCTTACATGTGCCGATGTTAACAATACTGCTACTTTTTGGAGAATTAAGAGCCAGTTTTTCCAGACCATTTTATCTAGGTAAATACATAGGAGAAATCTTGCCCTAGGACTTGTAACCAAGTAACGACAAAGCAGAGTTTAGATTCGAACCCACAGCATTCGTGTTATATAGATGGACTGCTGAGGTTGGGCGCTTGAACTATCGGACATGACCCTGCCCCCGCTTCCCGAATGCTGAATTGATGACAGCCAGAGTGATGGTCCTCAAGCACCCACAGGCCTTCTCCTCGTGCCCCCGTCCCACGACACTCTCCCACCGGCGCGGGCTGCTCGCCCTAACTAACGCCTAGGTGGGTGCCGGGTACGGTCAGCCAGTTCGCGAGTGTGCAGCAATCCGGGCCCCAAGTGGGGGCAGGAGTCCCAACACTCAAGAGCAGCAGAGGAGATCAAGCCTAAGTGTGGGAAAAGGCCCGCAGCGCCCCGCCAGCCGGCGTACCTTCCCTGGACAGACGGGAAAACCGGGCATCAGGTCGGCGATGTCGCGGAAAGAGAGCCGAGGCGGGAGTGATGAGCGCGGACTGCTGCCCCGGCCCGGGGACCTGCAGCGCCACGTCCGCCCCGGCGGCCATTGAAGCGCCTGGGGGCCTTCCGGGGCCTGGGCTTTCCCGGCGGGGTCGGGCCTGTGCAGGACGGCCCGGCCCAGGGCTGAGAGCTGCTCGCACGTCCCCGGGCTCCAGGCTGGTCCCGCGGCGAGACTGCCGGGGCGCCGGGCCCTGAGCGGGGCGGGCCCTGGACGCGGGCGGGCGGCCAGACAGCGCGCCGGGCACCTTCGGCAGGCGGCCATGGCGGCGGCGCTGGAGGTGCGGGGGGCGACCGGGCGCCTGTTCGCGGCGCTGCGGCGCCGGAGCCCGAGCCTGAGCCTCGCGGCCATGGTGAGTGCGGAGGGGCTGCGTGGCGGGAGGAGGGCAAGGCCTCCGCGGCGCCGGCTGAGGGACCGGAAGGGCCGGGCAGGTTCCGAAGTCGGCGCAGCTTGGACTTTGGGTCGCCCCGTTTGGGGTCTCGGCACCTGCCCGACGCGCTGGTCTGAGTGGAGGGTGTCCACAGCGACTTCCAGTTTGCACTTGGCTTAAAAAATCCTAACTACGAATTTGCTAATCGAAAAACAAACGAGAACGAGTTttgcttaaagaaaaaatatagagtGGTTGTAAAAATATTTGGTGCTTAGACTGACAGTAGTGCCGTTCCGGCCTTTAGATTGTACGCTCGGTGAGAGCAGGGGTCTCCACCACGGCACGCTCCCTGTAAGcgggtgatggaaatgttgaattaacttatcattattatttttggtgTAGTTATTAATTAATGATACTTTTTGTGCcacatattgctttttttttttttttttttgcttaccatTTTCAAGGGAACATTTAGTCACATGTTTCAGAAATTAGTATTTTGGGGTAAATTAGAGGGGAAAGTTTTAACATGCAGCATCACCTAGTGGACAAATGTTGCAAAAGCGCACCATTTCGTTTTCTTAAAATTGGCCATTTGGCCCTGTttattgaagaaatttaaaatatctcCATGCTGGAGGGGAGATAAACACTCTTTTTCCTGACCGTTAAGAAGAGAAGACAAGTTGAGCGCTACTGTCACCTAGGCATCGCTCAAGGCACAACTCTGCTCAAGATGCTGGTGATCAAGTAAACTTTGGTGTTTAGGGCCCAATGAATACACAGACATGATCTGCGTGGCTGCCACGTGCGAAGCCCTATGCTGGGAGCCTTCACATTCAAGATCCCTTTAAGCCTTTCAGAAAATCTCAACTGGTAGGTATTGTAATATCGCCActataaaaacccgttgccgtcgagtggattcctactcttagtgaccctataggatagagtagaattgctccatagagtttccacggagctgctggtggattccagctgccaaccatttggttagcagcagtaccacttaaccactgcaccaccagggctccatgccacTGTAGAGcattagagaggttaagtgacttctttaggagctctggtggcacagtggccaagcacttggcagctaaccaaaagattggcagttgaaacccaccagctgccagtggtagaaaaatgtggcagtctgcttctgtaaagattacagcctgggaaaccctatggggcagctctactgtgtcctgtagggtcactatgagtcaaaatcgattccaaggcagtgggtttgattttttttgttgttgttcgtttgTTTTAAGCGACTTCAGTGTTCTATAGCTAAAAGTAACAAAGATAGGCCTTGAATCAAGTTTAACGAgttagccagttgccattgagttgattttgactcatacgaaccccatgtgcatcagaatagaactgtggtcCAGAGTTTTAAATGGTTGATATTTTggtaaatagattgccaggcttttcttctgaggtgcctctgggtggacttcgacctctaaccttttggttagtagctaagtgtgttcacaccacccagggactcctgaatcaAATTTATTCTCCCCAAATCTTATGCTTTTTCTGGTCTTTCCCCTCTTCCCTTCTcacacctccccccccccaaaaaaaaataagCCCACCACAAAGGGTTCTACTGAGGTTGGGCCTGCAACCAGGCCATTATATGGTATTATATGAATGCCGTGGCTCCATTCCACGGTCTTAGGCATGATCCCTGGTCCTGGGCAGACATCTGGGGGGAGCACAGACTACACACCATTGATCTCAGTGGGGATGTGGATGGCCAAGCATGCAGAGACAAACAGCTCAGAACCATTCCACAGACCCCAGGTGACTGCCGCATTACAACAGCAGGTttgatagttttctttgtagctgTTCACTGTGGACACAGATAATTCGTTTCTTTTCCCAGAGTACTCTGAGTTGACTTAAAATATTTAAGTGTTTAATAAGAATTTTAGATTATTTTCTACAGTGGATCTTGTAAAAATTTTCAGAGCTGTCGTAAAACTGAGTAGATCACTTGGCTCTTAACAGTAAATGGTTTTTGATAGCAAGCCTATAAATGTTTTTATGTAAttaaaagttacttttttttttgtcttttgttagtTGTGGGGAAGGATAGCTGCTCTAGCAAGGAAGAGAAACTACAGAGATGGTttataggcattttttttttctcttcacagAATAAGTTGACTTAAAGTGAAGTAGTTTTGCTCTCTTAATTACAGTGAGGTCAATGATAGACAATTTCAGGATTTCTGAAGTGGGAGTGAATTGCAGCTCCATAGTGGAGAATCGGGCTCAACCCTGCATTGCCATTTGATGAGAGCCCTTACAAGTTTTTCTGGGCAACCCTCTTTCTCTCACTTGAGCCTACAGTAATCCTGAAGTAGGTAAGGCAGGAGGTATTGGTTCACACTTACACTGGAATGAGGAACCAGCCCTTCTGACTTCTAGCAGGGGTGTGTCCTTTTCTCTGGCCATGGTGTTTAGAATTCTGTCAGTTAAGTAACAAATAGTGTGGTAAGTGTGGGCCTGCTAACCAGCAGAATTCAGATTTGCCACTGCCAGCACTGGAGTGAGTAGAAACAAGGTAGACAGTACGCACGAGTCCTTTGGACTGGGCAGTACTGTGGTCAGACTGGAGGGACTTTGTTTTCTGGTGCTCTCAGAAAGGGGTTTCATAAACTCACTCCACTAGAGCAAGGGCTTTTTATTTGTAGCCCTGAGAGTCTGTGAAACCCCAGAAGTTATTATACAATTCTGTGTAAATGTGCATTTGGTTTTTCCTCAGATTCTGAAAGGGGATAGTGACCTCAGATGGTTAAGACTCATGTAAATAAGCAGTGAAGGCTACTCAGTTGGTGTGTGACCATCCAAAGAGCAGAAGACCAGGAGTTTGGAACCCTGAGTTCTAATCCTGGTCCTGCCCCTGGACTTGCCGGGTTTTCTTAGGTAGATGTTTTTTATGTTTCCCAAGTCCTAGAGTGCTATATATCTGCAAAATGTCTGAGATGGCCAGTGGTAATGGTCAGTCTCGGTTCCGTCTATAATAAGCCAGAGAAGCAGCATTGTAGAGCTTAAGGCAGCAGTAAGCAGTGGAGAGACAACATACCACGAAGGCAGCTCATTTTGCCCAGAGCTAGCCTTGCTTTTGCCTATCTTTTCAGAACTTTGTATTTTGAGAACAAAGGAACTGAAGATGGTTAGAATTTGTTGTCCTTGAAAGTTTTTTATGCATAAGGCACGTGAGGTAGGAGcccgggtggtacagtggttaagtgctcggctgctaaccaaaatatcagtacTCCGCTGGAGAAAGTtgtgtagtctgcttccataaagattgatagtcttggaaaccctgtggggcagttctctccttcctataaggtcgctatgagttggaatcaacttgatggcaacaggtatgcaTAAGGGAAAGAGTTATAAGTTTATTTGAGTTTTAGCAAACCTCTACTTTTCAAGATATTAAATATGTTCTTGTTGCAGTCAGCAGATGCTCACAGGTTGACAGCAGAGGAGAGGAACCAAGTGATACTTGACCTGAAAGCAGCAGGATGGTCAGAATTAAGTGAGAGAAACGCCATCTACAAGGAGTTCTCCTTCAAAAATTTTAATCAGGTAATTATCAGTTCTTGCTAGTGCCGTGGTCTATTTTTGTCACTTGAGGCTGTGGCTGTATCTGGTACTGCTGGCTGTCTGGTTCCATGTGGATTCAGGATCCACATCCTCCTTTCCTTAAGACTTCAGTGATAGTTCCCCCATTCTTGATGATAGTTGCCACCACCCACTTGGCCATTTCTTGCCTCTGGGGGCGGGGGTGGTGTGTGTCATTTGGAAAATCGAATTTCAAAATTACTATTGCTTTGATTTGGTGTTGGTTAGGGTATTTAGTTTGTTTTGAAATTTCAGATAACATTAAGAGGGTGTGAgctttttgtatttatttgtaaAAATGGTTGAGAAACATACACCTGCCTGTCTGATTTCCTTACTTTGCCTGGGAGGTTGgtaaattttctttcttcctgtagtTGTATTTATGCTTCTGGAGCATTGCCCAGGCTGCACCCTCTTCCCTGATTGGCCCATTCTCCCCAAGCCCAATAGCCTTAAAGCTCTTGTCAATACCTGACCGCCCCTTTGGCAGCTGGGCCTTAACAAGGTAACTGTTCCATTAGGGCCCCACCCTGTTGAGAGAGTCATCTCCCATGACTTGCCCTTTAGTTTTTACTCCACTGCATTTCTGTAAGGTAAATGCTTTTGGCTATTTCATGTTTGTTCAGTTAGTTTGGCAATCCTTTGGACAGATTTATGGTTTTTATTTATATTAGGTGTCGGCACGTAGAAGTCAGAGACCATGTTTGCTTAAATAACTCTCTATTGTACCTAACACCGTTCTGGGTAAAAACAGGCATTTGATAAATGCAGATGTTGATTATAGTGCTTACTGGTTTCTAGGAGGGTGTGTGAGGACCAGATTTCCAACAAAGAAACCTCCGGCTTGTTTTCCTAGTCAGTGCGGTTGGCTCCACTGAGCTGTGTGCACTTTTCTGCTCTCCATGCATCTGGCTGCCAGCCCTCTGCTGTGAGTCCCCAACTCCTAAGGAAACCTGTGGCAAACAAACTGCCTGTCCTGCCACCCCATGCGCTCGACAGCTCTTGTCAGGGGCTTAGCACTTGGTGGCTGGTGGCAGGGAATCCCATTGGTACAGTAAGCTTGTGCATAAGCTCTAGGTAGCATTTTCCAAGCTTATTAAAATTCTTACATGTGTACAGCCTGACTTCTTTAAGCCTGGGCTAATTTATTGGGCTTGAACATGTGGCTTAAAGTACTTGAGTAGGGCTGCCTCGGGCTCTGCCCACGAATCAGTCCTTCAGCACCATTCTAACCTTGAGCGTGGGGTGGCTTTCAGAAATGGCGGGGAAGGGAAGGTATGCACAGCATCCATGACTAATTGTAACCTTCTTCATCAGGACATTTAATtaggtaggcttttttttttttttctttcacctagCTAAAAGGCAGATGATAAGAAAATCAGCTGATGTCAGGGAATTTATTCAGAGAACCAGCACGGAGATTAGATCCTGGGGTCAGTTTTCCAGCCAGTCTCCTGCATGTACAGTGGCCTGTAATGGCAACTGATAATGACAGCTGTCAGTGCTCTTCCACCAGAGACCACCAGGAACACACCTGTGGTTGAGCAAGTTGGGCATATTACTCGTTGCAGCAAGGGAAAACATATCGTGGAGAATCCCGGGTCATCTCAGGAAGAGAATGTTAGAGAAGACTTATTATAGGATTTGGGCTTCTGTTAGTGATTTGGAGGGAATTTTAAGGAAGCAGAGCTTTTCTCTGGATTAGATGATAATGTCAGGAAGCAAGGGCAATTTTATGAATGGATATTTTAATAAATCTTACCTATAGGGTGAGCAGACTAAAGTGAGGCTTGATTGGTAGAGAATTGGTAGAGAAGCAGTAGTTATTCATGTTAGCTGGGAGGAGAGGGGTGTTTAGTATTTTGTGGCTTGGATGAGGTTCGTGTTTGGCAATGATCAGACATGATTACAGCATGGTCTTGTTTTTATCTTGATCCCATCATGGTCACAGAGTGGCCTTGTCCGATGTTGAAGTTCATGTTCAACAGGAGGACACCAAGGCTCAGCTGTGAGTACCAGGCCAGCTCCCAGATGTGAGGAGCTGCTTTTCTCTTTCCCACAGCTGATGGTCAGAGTGGTGACCCTCTGGCACTCACAGATCCTTCCTCATCTTTCATTTAAGAGATAGGCCATTTTTTTCAGTGTAACAACATATATTACCTTTCCCATGGCAGCTACATTCGTTTTTTCCTATTGTCTTCTAGTCTTTCTCCCTGTGTATAGTTTATTTAAAATGTGTTAATTGTACATcagttaa
The window above is part of the Elephas maximus indicus isolate mEleMax1 chromosome 2, mEleMax1 primary haplotype, whole genome shotgun sequence genome. Proteins encoded here:
- the PCBD2 gene encoding pterin-4-alpha-carbinolamine dehydratase 2 isoform X1; protein product: MAAALEVRGATGRLFAALRRRSPSLSLAAMSADAHRLTAEERNQVILDLKAAGWSELSERNAIYKEFSFKNFNQAFGFMSRVALQAEKMNHHPEWFNVYNKVQITLTSHDCGGLTKRDVKLAQFIEKAAASM